TCCTCCAGCTGGCCAATGTACTGCTTCACTAAATGATGATCCACCTGCAGCTTTTTTTCCTGCGGAGACTCATTTTCCTGATATATAAATAAGTCGACTCTTCCCCGCTTCATATATTTCATTAACGTCTTCTTTAGAGCGTCTTCCATAAACAAGAGCGACCGGGGGATTTTTGGAGAGAAGTCCAAAAAGCGATGATTCACGCTTTTAATTTCGACTGTCCATTTCGACTGATCAATTTGAGTGGTATATCGACCGTATCCAGTCATACTTTTAACCAAGAGTATCACGTCCGTTTTTTCATTTTTCCATTACTCTTACAGTGTATCAAATAAGTTCACAACCATGCGAATCATTGCTATACTTACAAGACTAGAGAGGTGTTGTAACTATGTCTTTTGACGGAATTGTCACCCGCGCAATTACTCAGGAACTCAAGGAGAAACTTAAGACCGGACGCATACTGAAAATTTATCAGCCAACAGAAACAGAATTAATTTTCACAATAAGAAAGCAGCGGCAGAATCATACTCTGTTATTTTCTGCTCATCCAAGTTATGCCCGCTTTCATTTAACTAAAGATGGATACCATAACCCGAAAGAGCCTCCGATGCTGTGTATGCTGCTTCGAAAGCACTTAGCCGGCGGTTTTATAGAAGATATTGAACAAGTAGAAATGGAAAGGGTCGTCAAATTTCATATCCGTTCACGAAACGAAATAGGGGATGAAACAATCAAGACGTTAATTATTGAAGTAATGGGTAAACACTCGAACATCATTTTAATTAACCCGGAGGAAGGCCATATATTTGACAGTATCAAGCATTTGCCTCCTTCACAAAATACGTACAGAACGGTCATGCCGGGGCAGCCCTATAAGCTTCCGCCTGAGCAGGGCAAATCAAATCCGCTTCAGTTGTCCGGAGAGGATTTAGTAAAAAAACTCGACTTTAACTCAGGCAAAATTGATAAGCAGATCTTAAGTAAAGTCATGGGCTTCTCACCGATGACTACGAGAGAAATTGTTCACCGGGCGAATCTGGGCAGCAGGAAAGATTACCAGGAAGCCTATGAAGAAATACAAAGCGCTGTTAGGAACAATAATTACGTTCCTTCTCTATTCCTAGGGGAACGTGAACAGTTTTATGTATTGCCGCTGACTCATTTGAAAGGGGAAACGAAAACTTTCTCCACGGTCAGTGAAATGCTTGACCGTTTTTATTCCGGGAAGGCAGAACGTGATCGAGTGAAACAGCAGGCTTTAGACCTCCACCGCTTTTTAAAAAATGAAAGAGATAAAAACAAGCGTAAAATCAAAAAACACGAAACCACCTTAAAAAAATCAGAAGCAGCGGAAGAACATCAAAAGATGGGTGAACTCTTGACGGCCCATCTGCATCTCGTGAGCCTTGGGGATGCTTCCGTTACGGTCGTGGATTACTATGACCCGGAGCAGTCGGAAATCGAAATTGAGCTGAACCCCAACAAAACTCCGAGTGAAAATGCACAAAGCTATTTTCAAACTTATCAGAAGCTGAAAAAATCTAAAGAAGCGGTCCGTACGGAAATAAGAAAAGCCGAACAAGAGATCGAGTACTTTGCGCAGCTCCTGCAGCAGGTGGAAAGTGCGAGAGAAGAAGATATTGAAGAAATCCGAGAAGAATTAAGAGAACAAGGCTACTTAAAGAAAAAATCTTCCGTGAAGAAGAAAAAGAAAAAGCCTGATACTCCTTCTCCGGAAAGCTTCACCGCCAGTGACGGCACGACGATTTATGTGGGAAGAAACAACAAGCAGAACGAATATTTAACGAACCGCCTTGCCCATAAAGGAGATACGTGGCTTCACGCCAAGGATATTCCAGGATCACACGTAGTGATTAAAGATCATGATCCTTCTGAAGAGACAATCTTTGAAGCCGCCCGCCTGGCAGCCTACTATAGCAAGTACAGCCAGTCTTCTTCGGTACCCGTAGACTATACGCTGATTCGTCATGTGAAAAAGCCTTCTGGAGCCAAACCGGGGTTTGTCACTTATGATCAGCAGCAGACGGTCTATGTCACGCCGGATCAAGAAGAAGTCCGTAAGTTAAAGACTAAATAATAAAACCATCCGCTTGGAGTCAGCGGATGGTTTTTGTTTTGAAAAAGTCATTAAAGCTAAGCTACATAAAAAGCTTGCTGAACAAAGGAAAACAGCGATTCACTAACTAAGACACCAGAGGATGAAACTTTTAACGGCTTAAAAAATATGCAAAGACAATCATAGCTGCGATATACGAAAATGACGCCTGTGCCCAATACCTTCTTTTTTCTCTTCGCAGGAACAGACAATTAAGTAGAAAAAATAAAACGAAACAAATAATAACGCTTATAAGAGGCTGCAGATACCCAAAAGTCGGGGTGAACGTCATTGACATCCATGTATACAAATAAACGACACAAGTAGCTAACCCGAGTGAGGCATTAAGTAAGATAAAAAATGAATGTTTTCTAGAGTTCATAGTCCAACACCTTACGTTTAATAGAAAAGAAGAGGTCTATCCGCTCCCCCTTTTTACTAATGAATGTTACTAACCTATTCATAAATTCTGAACTTTATTTATAATGTAGCACACTAAAGTATGTAAAAAAACAGTCCAGGTATATAAGCATTGGTTTATTGATTGAAGGTTATGTTAATTTTATATTTTTTTTATAAAAATTGGGGAGCCTGCTCGCTTTCCTCGGAGTTACATGGTGTTATGAATTATTAAGAAATGTAAATTAAATAAAAATAAATATCCCGCTAATCACCTATCCTTTTGTTGAACAAGCTATCGAATTGTTAGACGAGATGAATCAAACTAGTACAAGTTCATTTGGTTCATATAAGATTCTAAACTGTGACAAAAAAAGAATGTGCTTTTCTCTTTAAACAGAAGGTTACATTTTAACTTCTATAGGTTCCAGCACGGTCATCGTAACTGATGGTCATGCTTTCTCTTGGCACTACAAAGTCCTTTCCACTCAACTACAGCATTTAACAGAGCCAAATAAGAAAGGAACACAATGATGTGTCCCTTTTTGTTAATGTTATTAAGTTATGCTTCAGTAAATATTTTCGGCTCTTCTCTCCACTGCTGCAATTTGCTGTATTCTTCATCACTGATTTCACCGGCCTGTTTCATAATAGAAATCAACTCATTATACGCTGCTAACGAATGAGTGCGCAGACCTTTTGCTGCAAAAGCTTCTGACGCTTCTGCCAGGTTATAAGTAAATATGGATAAAACTTCAACGACGCTCTTTCCGCTGTTGATCACGGCGTCACTTGCTGCAATGGAAGACTTTCCTGTTGAAATCAAATCTTCAATCACAACGATATATTCACCCTGAGTGAGATCACCTTCAATTTGATTTCCTTTTCCGTGCTTCTTGGCTTCTCCTCTTACATATACCATCGGAAGTCCAAGGCGGTCAGCAACCCAGGCGGCGTGTGGGATTCCTGCAGTTGCACAGCCTGCGATCATATCAACCCGCTCTTCTAAGCTCTTAATATGTGTGACAAAAGCATCAATGATTTGTTCGCGTACTTTAGGATAGGACATGACAAGACGGTTGTCACAGTATATAGGTGAGCGAATGCCTGAAGTCCAAGTAAATAAATCATTCGGCCTGATTTGTACAGCACCGATATTAAGGAGTTGGCGTGCGACGCTGTTTGACTCCATCAATAAATTCCTCCTTCATATTTTGATAGGCTGCTAAAGGATTTGAGGACTGAGTAATGTTACGGCCGACTACA
This window of the Halobacillus sp. Marseille-Q1614 genome carries:
- a CDS encoding NFACT family protein; this translates as MSFDGIVTRAITQELKEKLKTGRILKIYQPTETELIFTIRKQRQNHTLLFSAHPSYARFHLTKDGYHNPKEPPMLCMLLRKHLAGGFIEDIEQVEMERVVKFHIRSRNEIGDETIKTLIIEVMGKHSNIILINPEEGHIFDSIKHLPPSQNTYRTVMPGQPYKLPPEQGKSNPLQLSGEDLVKKLDFNSGKIDKQILSKVMGFSPMTTREIVHRANLGSRKDYQEAYEEIQSAVRNNNYVPSLFLGEREQFYVLPLTHLKGETKTFSTVSEMLDRFYSGKAERDRVKQQALDLHRFLKNERDKNKRKIKKHETTLKKSEAAEEHQKMGELLTAHLHLVSLGDASVTVVDYYDPEQSEIEIELNPNKTPSENAQSYFQTYQKLKKSKEAVRTEIRKAEQEIEYFAQLLQQVESAREEDIEEIREELREQGYLKKKSSVKKKKKKPDTPSPESFTASDGTTIYVGRNNKQNEYLTNRLAHKGDTWLHAKDIPGSHVVIKDHDPSEETIFEAARLAAYYSKYSQSSSVPVDYTLIRHVKKPSGAKPGFVTYDQQQTVYVTPDQEEVRKLKTK
- the pyrE gene encoding orotate phosphoribosyltransferase, which translates into the protein MESNSVARQLLNIGAVQIRPNDLFTWTSGIRSPIYCDNRLVMSYPKVREQIIDAFVTHIKSLEERVDMIAGCATAGIPHAAWVADRLGLPMVYVRGEAKKHGKGNQIEGDLTQGEYIVVIEDLISTGKSSIAASDAVINSGKSVVEVLSIFTYNLAEASEAFAAKGLRTHSLAAYNELISIMKQAGEISDEEYSKLQQWREEPKIFTEA